The proteins below are encoded in one region of Buttiauxella gaviniae:
- a CDS encoding YdgA family protein, with the protein MKKSLVAVGVIVALGVVWTGTAWYTGKQLEGRMAEMIGNANAELKKASPEAGLTLSYQDYQRGLFHSSMQLVIKPTQGMTSAILKPDQSIVFNETIDHGPFPFAQLKKFNLLPSMASVHTTLVNNPTTKPLFDIAKGQSFIDAQTRIGYSGDTSSDINLLPLNYVNGEEKVAFSGGQFKADVDGQGDKIAVSGEAESGLVNTVNEYGQHVQMTFNGIKTEGDSARSEFIERVGQQKASIEKLAISVEGKEMAVLEGLNINAKSAVQDDKKHLSGQIDYSLDSLKVQNKDIGSGKLTLKIGNLDGAAVHDVTQRYNAESQKLLADPAVTQNPEVYQQKIVELFAANLPLLLKGDPVITVAPLSWKNAKGESTFNLSLFLKDPAQATGEATTLEEQVNRVVKSLDSKLVIPVDMATELMTQVAQLEGYQPAEAAKLADQQIKGLAAMGQMFRVTTMEDNNVVSSLQYANGQVTLNGQKMPLSDLVGMFGMPGTGEPDVAPAPELEAPAAPAVPQQ; encoded by the coding sequence ATGAAAAAATCACTGGTTGCTGTAGGTGTCATCGTGGCTCTGGGTGTGGTGTGGACTGGCACCGCCTGGTACACCGGTAAACAGCTGGAAGGCCGCATGGCGGAGATGATTGGCAATGCTAACGCGGAATTGAAAAAAGCCTCACCGGAAGCAGGCTTAACGCTCAGCTACCAGGATTATCAGCGCGGTCTGTTCCATAGCTCCATGCAGTTGGTTATTAAACCAACCCAGGGCATGACAAGCGCCATTCTCAAACCCGATCAAAGCATTGTATTCAATGAAACCATCGATCACGGCCCGTTCCCTTTCGCACAACTGAAAAAATTCAACCTGCTGCCTTCCATGGCATCGGTTCATACCACGCTTGTGAACAACCCAACAACCAAGCCTTTGTTTGATATTGCTAAAGGCCAGTCATTTATTGATGCCCAAACGCGTATTGGTTACAGCGGCGATACCTCTTCCGATATTAATCTCTTGCCGTTGAATTACGTTAACGGCGAGGAAAAAGTGGCCTTCAGCGGCGGTCAATTCAAAGCTGACGTCGACGGTCAGGGCGATAAAATTGCCGTCAGCGGTGAAGCCGAAAGCGGCTTAGTGAATACCGTAAACGAATACGGCCAGCACGTGCAGATGACCTTCAACGGGATTAAAACCGAAGGCGACAGCGCACGGAGCGAGTTCATTGAACGCGTCGGCCAACAAAAAGCCTCTATCGAGAAATTAGCCATTTCCGTCGAAGGCAAAGAAATGGCCGTGCTGGAAGGCCTGAACATCAATGCCAAATCCGCCGTACAGGACGATAAAAAGCATCTTTCCGGGCAAATTGATTACAGCCTGGACTCGCTGAAGGTACAGAACAAAGATATTGGCAGCGGTAAATTGACCCTGAAGATTGGCAACCTGGATGGCGCAGCCGTGCATGATGTCACTCAGCGATACAATGCCGAGTCGCAGAAACTGCTGGCAGACCCTGCGGTCACCCAGAATCCAGAAGTTTATCAGCAAAAGATTGTTGAACTGTTTGCCGCGAATCTGCCGCTGCTGCTCAAAGGCGATCCGGTTATTACCGTTGCGCCGTTAAGCTGGAAAAATGCAAAAGGCGAAAGCACCTTTAACTTGTCTCTGTTCCTGAAAGACCCGGCTCAGGCGACGGGTGAAGCTACAACGCTCGAAGAACAAGTTAACCGTGTTGTGAAATCACTCGATAGCAAACTGGTTATTCCAGTGGATATGGCGACCGAGTTAATGACGCAGGTTGCACAACTCGAAGGTTACCAGCCAGCAGAAGCGGCTAAACTCGCCGACCAGCAAATTAAAGGCCTTGCCGCGATGGGGCAAATGTTCCGCGTCACCACTATGGAAGACAACAATGTGGTTTCCAGCCTGCAATATGCGAATGGTCAGGTTACGCTAAACGGCCAAAAAATGCCGCTGAGCGATCTGGTGGGTATGTTTGGTATGCCGGGTACCGGTGAGCCAGACGTCGCGCCAGCGCCTGAACTGGAAGCGCCAGCGGCCCCCGCCGTTCCGCAACAGTAA
- a CDS encoding Mal regulon transcriptional regulator MalI: protein MTTQEKKITINEVAEAAGVSVTTVSLVLSGKGRISPATGVRVNEAIEKLGFVRNRQAVSLRGGQSGVIGLIVRDLCNPFYAELTAGLTDELEKQGKLLFLTQSGAQGQHMQRCFDSLVAQGVDGIIVAGAAGQGADMRVIAGQKNLPLVFASRASYLDEADIIRPDNMQAAQLVTEHLIKRGHQRIAWLGGDGASLTRAERVGGYCATLLKYGLPFHSEWIIECEPSQKKAADAITTLLQHNPTITAVLCHNSTVAMGAWFGLLRAGRQSGEGSIDSYYDRHVALAAFAEVMDEELDDLPLTWVSTPAREIGRSAGLRILQRMQPGGDNCTRSQIMPARLVVRKN, encoded by the coding sequence ATGACGACTCAGGAAAAGAAAATAACAATTAACGAAGTCGCTGAAGCGGCTGGGGTTTCCGTTACCACGGTCTCTCTGGTACTCAGCGGTAAAGGCCGTATTTCGCCTGCCACTGGGGTGCGCGTCAATGAAGCTATCGAAAAGTTAGGTTTCGTGCGCAACCGTCAGGCAGTCTCGTTGCGTGGCGGACAGAGTGGCGTTATTGGGTTGATCGTGCGCGATCTCTGTAACCCCTTTTACGCAGAGCTGACAGCGGGTTTAACTGATGAACTCGAAAAGCAAGGCAAACTGCTTTTCCTGACGCAAAGCGGCGCGCAAGGGCAGCATATGCAGCGCTGCTTCGATTCGCTGGTGGCTCAGGGGGTCGATGGGATTATCGTTGCGGGGGCAGCAGGACAGGGCGCGGATATGCGTGTTATTGCCGGGCAAAAAAATCTGCCGCTGGTTTTTGCCTCCCGCGCCAGTTACCTCGATGAAGCCGATATTATCCGCCCGGATAATATGCAGGCGGCACAATTAGTGACCGAGCATTTGATTAAACGGGGTCATCAGCGCATTGCCTGGCTTGGCGGCGACGGCGCCTCGTTAACTCGCGCCGAACGCGTTGGGGGTTACTGCGCCACGCTGCTTAAATATGGTTTGCCGTTCCACAGCGAGTGGATTATTGAATGTGAACCCAGCCAGAAAAAGGCAGCGGATGCGATCACCACGCTGTTACAACACAACCCGACGATTACCGCCGTCCTTTGCCACAACAGTACGGTGGCGATGGGCGCATGGTTTGGTTTACTGCGTGCGGGCAGGCAAAGCGGGGAAGGCAGTATCGACAGTTATTACGACAGGCATGTGGCGCTGGCCGCTTTTGCCGAAGTGATGGACGAAGAGCTGGATGATTTGCCTCTTACCTGGGTTTCAACTCCCGCAAGAGAAATAGGGCGAAGTGCAGGGCTGCGAATTTTACAGCGCATGCAGCCAGGCGGGGATAACTGTACACGCAGCCAGATTATGCCGGCGCGTTTAGTGGTGCGCAAAAACTAA
- the malX gene encoding maltose/glucose-specific PTS transporter subunit IIBC, producing MAANTPQKITLWEFFQNLGKTFMLPVALLSFCGIMLGIGSSLSSHDVVTLLPALGNPILQLVFTWMGKVGSFAFSFLPIMFCIAIPLGLARENKGVAAFAGFVGYAVMNLAVNFWLTAKGILPTTDAAILKANNIQNILGIQSIDTGILGAVIVGVIVFLLHERFHNVRLPDALAFFGGTRFVPIITTVVMGLVGLVIPLIWPVFAAGINALGNMINGAGMFGPMIFGTGERLLLPFGLHHILVALIRFTDAGGTMDVCGHSVSGALTIFQAQLSCPTVHGFSESATRFLSQGKMPAFLGGLPGAALAMYHCARPENRHKIKGLLISGVIACVVGGTTEPLEFLFLFVAPVLYVIHALLTGLGFTIMAVLGITIGNTDGSIIDFVVFGILHGLATKWYLVPVVAAIWFAAYYAIFRFAITRFNIKTPGRDLDTTTSAEKAIAGQVGKSGYNVPAMLAALGGADNIVSLDNCITRLRMSVKDMSLVDSAALKNLRAIGVVQLNQHNLQVVIGPQVQSVKDEMAYLMHTAQA from the coding sequence ATGGCGGCTAATACACCACAAAAAATTACGCTTTGGGAGTTTTTTCAGAACCTTGGCAAAACCTTTATGTTGCCAGTGGCATTACTGTCGTTCTGCGGCATCATGCTTGGTATCGGCAGTTCGCTGAGCAGTCACGATGTTGTGACTCTGCTTCCGGCATTGGGCAACCCCATTTTACAGCTCGTGTTTACCTGGATGGGGAAAGTGGGCTCGTTTGCGTTTAGCTTCCTGCCTATCATGTTCTGTATCGCCATCCCGCTGGGGCTTGCACGTGAAAACAAAGGTGTTGCAGCGTTTGCCGGTTTCGTCGGCTACGCGGTGATGAACCTAGCGGTAAATTTCTGGTTAACCGCTAAAGGCATTCTGCCAACCACCGACGCCGCGATCCTCAAGGCGAACAATATCCAAAACATTCTTGGCATTCAGTCCATTGATACCGGGATTTTGGGTGCAGTTATTGTTGGTGTGATTGTGTTCCTGCTTCACGAACGCTTCCACAATGTGCGCCTGCCAGACGCGCTGGCATTCTTCGGCGGCACTCGCTTTGTACCGATTATCACCACCGTCGTCATGGGGTTAGTTGGCCTGGTGATCCCCCTGATTTGGCCGGTATTTGCGGCCGGGATCAACGCTCTGGGCAATATGATCAACGGCGCGGGGATGTTCGGCCCGATGATCTTCGGTACCGGTGAACGTCTGCTCTTACCGTTCGGTTTGCACCACATTCTCGTTGCGCTGATTCGCTTTACCGATGCAGGCGGCACAATGGACGTTTGCGGGCATAGCGTCAGCGGCGCGCTGACTATCTTCCAGGCACAACTTAGCTGCCCAACGGTGCACGGCTTCTCTGAAAGCGCGACCCGTTTCCTCTCTCAGGGTAAAATGCCTGCCTTCCTGGGCGGTCTGCCTGGTGCGGCGCTGGCGATGTACCACTGCGCCCGTCCTGAAAACCGCCATAAAATTAAAGGCCTGCTGATTTCTGGTGTGATTGCCTGCGTGGTTGGCGGCACTACAGAGCCGCTGGAATTCTTGTTCCTGTTCGTGGCTCCGGTGCTTTACGTTATCCACGCCCTGCTGACTGGCCTTGGTTTTACCATCATGGCGGTTTTGGGTATAACTATCGGAAATACTGACGGCAGCATCATCGACTTCGTGGTGTTTGGTATCCTGCACGGTCTGGCAACCAAATGGTATCTGGTGCCGGTAGTGGCTGCGATTTGGTTTGCGGCTTACTACGCAATCTTCCGCTTTGCGATCACCCGCTTTAATATCAAAACGCCGGGTCGCGATCTCGATACGACAACCAGCGCGGAGAAAGCGATTGCCGGTCAGGTGGGCAAATCTGGCTACAACGTGCCGGCAATGCTTGCCGCTCTCGGTGGTGCAGACAATATCGTCTCTCTGGATAACTGCATTACCCGCCTGCGCATGTCGGTCAAAGATATGTCCCTGGTGGACAGTGCCGCGTTGAAAAACCTTCGCGCCATCGGCGTGGTGCAGCTCAACCAGCACAATTTGCAAGTGGTGATTGGGCCTCAGGTCCAGTCGGTGAAAGATGAAATGGCGTACCTGATGCATACGGCTCAGGCATAA
- a CDS encoding MalY/PatB family protein, with translation MFDFSTVVDRHGTWCTQWDYVADRFGAADLLPFTISDMDFATAPVILNALQQRLSHGVLGYSRWKNDEFLGAIAHWYRTRFNSVIDKESVVYGPSVIYMVSQLIRQWSQPGEAVLIHTPAYDAFYKAIEGNQRHVLSAPLRKTESGWLCDMTALEALLAKPECKIMLLCSPQNPTGKVWTREELETMATLCERHGVSVISDEIHMDMVWDGHQHTPWCEVGKGHWALLTSGSKSFNIPALTGAYGLINDADERQQYLNVLKGQDGLSSPAILAVVAHIAAYQEGDVWLDALRTYLQTNLRYVADALNSEFAQLNWQPPESTYLAWIDLRPLGINDNALQKALIEQQKVAIMPGYTYGEEGKGFVRLNAGCPRVKLEEGVKRLIAAIKSLQ, from the coding sequence ATGTTTGATTTTTCCACGGTCGTTGACCGACACGGAACCTGGTGTACCCAGTGGGACTATGTCGCAGATCGTTTCGGCGCAGCCGATCTCCTGCCCTTTACTATTTCCGACATGGATTTTGCTACCGCACCCGTCATCCTGAATGCGCTGCAACAACGTTTATCTCATGGCGTATTAGGCTATAGCCGCTGGAAGAACGACGAGTTCCTGGGGGCAATCGCTCACTGGTATCGCACGCGGTTTAACAGCGTCATTGATAAAGAGTCTGTCGTGTACGGCCCGTCGGTAATTTATATGGTATCGCAGCTCATTCGCCAGTGGTCACAGCCCGGCGAAGCGGTGCTGATTCATACTCCGGCTTATGATGCGTTTTACAAAGCTATTGAAGGAAACCAACGTCACGTTCTGAGCGCTCCGTTGCGCAAAACGGAAAGCGGCTGGCTGTGCGACATGACGGCCCTGGAAGCGCTGCTCGCGAAACCAGAATGCAAAATCATGCTGCTATGTAGCCCGCAAAACCCGACCGGAAAAGTGTGGACACGCGAAGAGCTGGAAACCATGGCAACGCTGTGCGAGCGACACGGTGTGAGCGTGATTAGCGATGAAATTCATATGGATATGGTGTGGGACGGCCATCAGCACACGCCATGGTGCGAAGTCGGAAAAGGCCATTGGGCGCTGCTCACTTCCGGGTCGAAGAGCTTTAATATTCCCGCGTTAACAGGGGCTTACGGCCTGATTAACGATGCCGATGAACGCCAGCAATATCTGAATGTGCTCAAAGGCCAGGATGGGCTCTCCTCCCCTGCCATTCTTGCCGTCGTCGCGCATATTGCTGCTTATCAGGAAGGCGATGTTTGGCTAGATGCGCTGCGCACCTATCTGCAAACTAATCTTCGCTATGTCGCTGATGCCCTCAACAGTGAATTTGCGCAACTCAACTGGCAACCACCGGAGTCAACCTATCTGGCGTGGATCGATTTGCGCCCGCTGGGCATCAATGATAATGCGCTGCAAAAAGCGCTGATTGAGCAGCAAAAAGTCGCCATCATGCCGGGATATACCTATGGCGAAGAAGGAAAAGGCTTTGTACGACTGAATGCTGGTTGCCCGCGCGTTAAACTTGAAGAAGGCGTAAAGCGCCTGATAGCGGCGATAAAATCGCTGCAGTAA
- a CDS encoding porin: MKYNNIAICASLILAAQGVHAAEIYNKDANRVDFYGRVKAEHYFSDDSKNDGDKTYTRIGFKGQTQINDRLTGYGQWEYQILGNQPEGAAANSLTRLAFAGIKDSTFGSFDYGRNWGVLYNVEAYTDMLQEFGAKSYTAADNFMTGRANGVATWRDTDFFGLVDGLKVSVQYQGKNDDATRAVTKQNGNGYGTSLNYDIADTGLSVGAGWASSERTEAQENSAFGKGDKAQAWNTGIKYDANNVYLAATWAETYNMTAISGAYSANGKNTKVSGFANKTENFEAVAQYQFDNGLRPSIAWVQSTGKDIEGVGNADLVKFIDVSTTYYFNKNMSTFIEYRINQLDNNKLNLSNDNIAAAGLMYQF, encoded by the coding sequence ATGAAGTATAATAATATTGCTATTTGCGCGTCCTTAATCCTTGCGGCGCAAGGTGTTCATGCTGCTGAAATTTACAACAAAGACGCAAACCGTGTGGATTTTTACGGCCGCGTTAAAGCTGAACATTATTTCAGCGATGACAGTAAAAATGATGGGGATAAAACATATACCCGAATTGGTTTTAAAGGGCAGACTCAGATTAATGACCGCTTAACAGGCTACGGCCAGTGGGAGTACCAGATTCTGGGAAACCAGCCAGAAGGTGCTGCGGCAAATTCATTAACTCGTCTGGCTTTCGCGGGTATTAAAGATTCAACCTTCGGTTCTTTCGACTACGGTCGTAACTGGGGCGTGTTGTATAACGTTGAAGCGTATACCGATATGCTGCAAGAGTTTGGCGCGAAATCCTACACCGCAGCCGATAACTTTATGACCGGCAGAGCCAATGGCGTCGCAACCTGGCGCGATACGGACTTCTTTGGCTTAGTTGATGGCTTAAAAGTCTCCGTGCAGTATCAGGGTAAAAATGATGATGCGACTCGCGCCGTCACTAAGCAAAATGGTAACGGATATGGCACCTCTTTAAATTACGATATTGCCGACACGGGTTTAAGCGTCGGGGCGGGCTGGGCATCGTCTGAGCGTACCGAAGCTCAGGAAAATTCTGCCTTCGGTAAAGGCGATAAAGCGCAAGCCTGGAATACCGGCATTAAATATGATGCCAATAACGTTTATCTGGCCGCAACGTGGGCAGAAACGTACAATATGACGGCAATCTCTGGTGCTTATTCCGCCAATGGTAAAAATACCAAAGTTTCTGGCTTTGCGAATAAAACAGAAAACTTTGAAGCGGTCGCACAATATCAGTTTGATAATGGCCTGCGTCCATCCATTGCGTGGGTTCAGTCAACCGGTAAAGATATTGAAGGCGTTGGCAATGCAGATCTGGTTAAATTTATCGATGTAAGCACCACATATTACTTCAATAAAAATATGTCGACGTTTATCGAATACCGTATCAACCAACTGGATAATAATAAACTTAACCTCAGCAATGATAATATTGCTGCGGCAGGTTTGATGTACCAGTTCTAA
- the add gene encoding adenosine deaminase, whose translation MIDTTLPLTDLHRHLDGNIRAQTILDLGRQFNLSLPADSLEALRPHVQVVETAPDLVSFLQKLDWGVKVLADLDACRRVARENIEDAALNGLHYVELRFSPGYMAMTHNLPIAGVVEAVIEGVRQGCRDFGVEARLIGIMSRTFGEAACQAELEALLAHRDSITALDLAGDELGFPGSLFLNHFNRARDAGWHITVHAGEAAGPESIWQAIRELGAERIGHGVKAVEDPALMDFLAEHGIGIESCLTSNIQTSTVASLEKHPLITFLDKGVLATINTDDPAVQGIDIIHEYTVAAPQAGLSPAHIRTAQENGLKIAFLSEAEKQALIAKVRAA comes from the coding sequence ATGATTGATACCACCCTACCGTTAACCGATTTGCACCGCCATCTTGACGGCAATATTCGTGCGCAAACCATTCTTGATCTAGGCCGCCAGTTTAATTTGTCCCTTCCGGCAGACTCCCTTGAGGCACTCCGCCCGCATGTTCAGGTGGTTGAAACCGCGCCTGACCTGGTGAGTTTCCTGCAAAAGCTGGACTGGGGCGTGAAGGTCCTTGCAGACCTTGATGCCTGCCGCCGCGTCGCCCGTGAAAACATTGAAGATGCCGCCCTGAATGGCCTGCATTATGTGGAGCTGCGTTTTTCTCCGGGTTACATGGCGATGACTCATAACCTGCCGATTGCGGGCGTAGTGGAAGCCGTCATAGAAGGCGTGCGCCAGGGTTGCCGCGATTTTGGCGTTGAAGCGCGGTTAATCGGCATTATGAGCCGTACCTTCGGGGAAGCCGCGTGCCAGGCAGAATTAGAAGCGCTGCTGGCGCACCGCGACAGCATTACCGCGCTGGATCTGGCTGGCGACGAACTGGGTTTCCCCGGTAGCCTGTTCCTGAATCACTTTAATCGCGCGCGTGATGCTGGCTGGCATATCACCGTTCACGCCGGGGAAGCCGCAGGCCCGGAAAGTATCTGGCAGGCGATTCGTGAGCTGGGCGCGGAGCGTATCGGCCACGGCGTGAAAGCAGTTGAAGACCCTGCGCTGATGGATTTTCTGGCTGAACATGGCATCGGTATCGAATCCTGCCTGACATCAAATATCCAGACCAGCACCGTCGCCTCTCTGGAGAAACACCCGCTTATTACGTTCCTCGATAAAGGCGTGCTGGCGACGATTAATACTGATGATCCTGCCGTACAGGGCATCGATATTATTCATGAATATACGGTGGCTGCCCCGCAGGCGGGATTGAGCCCCGCACATATTCGCACTGCGCAAGAGAATGGTTTGAAAATTGCCTTCCTGAGTGAAGCAGAAAAACAGGCGTTGATTGCTAAAGTTCGCGCCGCATAA
- a CDS encoding YnfC family lipoprotein translates to MKKIIILCALAASIAGCDDQNKTLSYTPEMASFSNEFDFDPLRGPVKDFSQTLINEKGEVVKRVVGAVSEEGCFNELEFHDLENNTGATLVLDANYYLDAISRERRVKLQGKCQLAELPSAAVTYETDDNGFVVAAKGAATSITFNYDADGYPLGKTTKSHDATLAITAKTGSDKKKKLDYTSESTLNGKAIATAKQSCDYDGHFNPLECVLSITDNSVAPPKVVHFTIKNSIDYY, encoded by the coding sequence GTGAAGAAAATCATTATCCTCTGTGCGCTGGCAGCCTCAATTGCCGGCTGTGATGATCAAAATAAGACGCTTTCATACACGCCAGAAATGGCGAGTTTTTCCAACGAATTTGATTTTGATCCGCTACGTGGGCCGGTCAAAGACTTCAGCCAGACGTTAATCAATGAAAAGGGCGAAGTGGTCAAACGGGTTGTCGGTGCCGTTTCTGAGGAAGGGTGCTTTAATGAGCTCGAATTTCACGATCTGGAAAATAATACCGGCGCCACTCTGGTGCTGGATGCGAACTATTATCTGGATGCCATCAGCCGTGAGAGGCGCGTAAAGCTACAAGGCAAATGCCAACTGGCAGAATTACCCAGCGCTGCGGTAACTTATGAAACGGATGATAACGGTTTTGTCGTCGCAGCTAAGGGCGCGGCGACGTCAATTACCTTCAACTATGATGCAGACGGCTATCCGCTAGGTAAGACGACAAAATCGCATGATGCCACCTTAGCGATAACGGCCAAAACCGGCAGCGACAAAAAGAAAAAGCTCGATTACACCTCTGAAAGTACGCTAAACGGTAAAGCCATCGCCACGGCTAAACAAAGTTGCGACTATGACGGGCATTTCAATCCGCTGGAGTGCGTTCTGAGCATTACGGATAACAGCGTCGCACCGCCTAAAGTTGTGCATTTTACCATTAAGAACAGCATCGATTATTACTGA
- a CDS encoding DUF1161 domain-containing protein has translation MKRPIWLGVCLLIAATPVLAAQTSCDKVKADIQQKIINNGVPESGFSLTIVPNDQADKPDAQVVGHCANDTQKILYTRTSSGNYPVSGGSTQDGPQTEPQ, from the coding sequence ATGAAACGTCCAATTTGGCTTGGTGTATGCCTGCTGATTGCGGCCACGCCGGTGCTGGCGGCACAAACGTCATGCGATAAAGTTAAGGCCGACATTCAGCAAAAGATTATTAATAACGGCGTTCCGGAATCAGGATTTAGTTTAACAATTGTGCCTAACGATCAGGCCGATAAACCTGACGCGCAGGTGGTCGGGCATTGTGCAAATGATACGCAGAAAATTCTTTATACCCGCACCAGCAGCGGAAACTATCCGGTAAGTGGCGGCAGCACGCAAGATGGGCCACAGACGGAACCTCAATAG